The following proteins are co-located in the Sphingomonas donggukensis genome:
- a CDS encoding alpha/beta fold hydrolase, which translates to MSGTGAQQSTADPIAAARVEFDRALQRNIKGLGYFASPAPVLGASAKDVLIDRGTMRLYHYHPRVDEVYRVPILLVMATTNRGYIFDMVPGQSFVEFLLDAGYDVFMLDWTAPRADEGKLTLADYVLGFLPEAITRVLDETGEPDLTVVGYCFGGVLSVLWAALHPDGPAQNLVCFTTPVDFAAMEMFQAWADPRFFDVDRLVDTFGQCPADMLYQAFDLLRPGARIAGNIRLFDNLWNDEFVKSYRMFDRWAADMLPLAGEYFRETTKKLMWENRLMAGTMDVAGRAVDLGAITLPFLHVVAEHDHIVPSAASAPLIERVGSTDKEQVVLKGGHVSLVAGANAQKRLWPKLDQWLQERSL; encoded by the coding sequence TTGAGCGGCACCGGCGCACAGCAGTCGACCGCCGACCCGATCGCCGCGGCCCGGGTCGAATTCGACCGCGCGCTCCAGCGCAACATCAAGGGGCTTGGCTATTTCGCCTCCCCCGCCCCGGTGCTCGGCGCGTCGGCGAAGGACGTGCTGATCGATCGTGGCACGATGCGGCTCTACCATTATCATCCGCGCGTCGATGAAGTGTACCGCGTGCCGATCCTGCTGGTCATGGCGACGACCAACCGCGGCTATATCTTCGACATGGTGCCGGGGCAGAGTTTCGTCGAATTCCTGCTCGACGCCGGATATGACGTGTTCATGCTCGACTGGACCGCGCCTCGCGCGGACGAGGGCAAGCTGACGCTCGCCGACTATGTGCTCGGCTTCCTGCCCGAGGCGATCACCCGCGTGCTGGACGAAACCGGCGAGCCCGACCTGACGGTCGTCGGCTATTGCTTCGGCGGCGTGCTGTCGGTGCTGTGGGCGGCACTGCATCCGGACGGCCCGGCGCAGAATCTGGTGTGCTTCACCACGCCGGTGGATTTCGCGGCGATGGAGATGTTCCAGGCGTGGGCCGACCCGCGGTTTTTCGACGTCGACCGGCTGGTCGACACCTTCGGCCAGTGCCCGGCGGACATGCTGTACCAGGCGTTCGACCTGCTGCGCCCCGGCGCGCGCATCGCGGGCAATATCCGGCTGTTCGACAATCTTTGGAACGACGAATTCGTCAAAAGCTATCGCATGTTCGATCGCTGGGCCGCCGACATGCTGCCGCTGGCCGGCGAATATTTCCGTGAGACGACCAAGAAACTGATGTGGGAGAACCGGTTGATGGCGGGGACGATGGATGTCGCGGGGCGCGCGGTCGATCTGGGGGCGATCACCCTCCCCTTCCTCCACGTCGTCGCCGAGCACGATCATATCGTCCCGAGCGCCGCATCGGCCCCGCTGATCGAGCGCGTCGGCTCGACCGACAAGGAGCAGGTGGTGCTGAAGGGCGGGCACGTCAGCCTGGTCGCGGGGGCGAACGCGCAGAAGCGGCTTTGGCCGAAACTCGATCAGTGGCTGCAGGAGCGGTCGCTTTGA
- a CDS encoding GNAT family N-acetyltransferase, whose product MIRAFASDDRTAMLAFAQGLPEHDLMFLGRDLRHPRVVDAWAAAISDGDIDSLLHEDEGRITGSAALVRDPLGWSGHVGEVRVLVATAARGQGVGRALLAAIIRTAQNHGLKKLTARMTPDQSAAIELFESQGFRGEALLKDHAIDRQGRLHDIAILSLDLEREAVRQTAFGMQDA is encoded by the coding sequence TTGATCCGCGCGTTCGCGAGCGACGACCGGACGGCGATGCTGGCGTTCGCGCAAGGGCTGCCCGAGCATGACCTCATGTTCCTCGGCCGCGATTTGCGCCATCCGCGCGTCGTCGATGCCTGGGCCGCGGCGATTTCGGACGGGGATATCGACAGCCTGCTGCATGAGGATGAGGGCCGCATCACCGGCTCCGCCGCGCTGGTCCGCGATCCGCTCGGTTGGTCGGGGCATGTCGGTGAGGTCCGTGTGCTCGTCGCGACCGCGGCGCGGGGCCAGGGCGTCGGGCGCGCGCTGCTGGCAGCGATCATTCGCACGGCGCAGAACCACGGGCTGAAGAAGCTCACCGCGCGGATGACGCCGGATCAATCGGCGGCGATCGAGCTGTTCGAAAGCCAGGGTTTTCGCGGTGAGGCGCTGTTGAAGGACCACGCGATCGACCGGCAGGGACGGCTGCACGATATCGCGATCCTCAGCCTCGATCTGGAGCGCGAGGCCGTGCGCCAGACGGCATTCGGGATGCAGGACGCGTAA
- a CDS encoding esterase/lipase family protein, producing the protein MATIDGNAVPPPSKFLALTELPRALFELGSLAWTAPWLMAGPRGDGHPVLVLPGFVTTDISTGILRRFLTAKGYEAHSWNLGRNLGPKAIGREGEKLIARLEEVHALTGQKVSLVGWSLGGVMARLLANWRPDLVRQVITLGSPFAGSPKASNVWRAYEALTGDRIDGDHTRKLREQSASAPPVPTTAIYSKGDGVVAWQNCREGECANTDNIEVYGSHIGLGVNPAVLNAIVDRLAQPEGAFARFERRGLGRIVYPSSGHAH; encoded by the coding sequence ATGGCGACGATCGACGGCAATGCGGTGCCCCCGCCCTCAAAATTCCTGGCACTGACCGAATTGCCACGCGCGCTCTTCGAACTGGGCAGCTTGGCGTGGACGGCGCCGTGGCTGATGGCCGGGCCGCGCGGCGACGGACACCCGGTGCTGGTGCTGCCAGGGTTCGTCACCACCGACATCTCGACCGGCATCCTGCGCCGCTTCCTGACCGCAAAGGGCTATGAGGCGCATAGCTGGAACCTCGGGCGCAACCTGGGGCCAAAAGCGATCGGGCGCGAGGGCGAGAAGCTAATCGCGCGGCTGGAGGAAGTTCATGCCCTGACCGGCCAGAAAGTCAGCCTCGTGGGCTGGAGCTTGGGCGGCGTGATGGCGCGCCTGCTCGCCAACTGGCGGCCCGATCTGGTGCGTCAGGTCATCACGCTGGGATCGCCCTTCGCGGGCAGCCCCAAGGCATCGAACGTCTGGCGCGCCTATGAGGCGCTGACCGGCGACCGCATCGACGGCGACCACACCCGGAAACTACGCGAACAGAGCGCCTCCGCCCCGCCCGTCCCGACGACGGCGATCTACTCTAAGGGCGACGGCGTTGTTGCATGGCAAAACTGCCGCGAAGGCGAATGCGCCAACACCGACAATATCGAAGTGTATGGCAGCCACATCGGGCTGGGCGTCAACCCCGCCGTGCTGAACGCAATCGTTGACCGATTGGCGCAGCCGGAGGGGGCATTCGCGCGGTTCGAACGGCGCGGACTCGGGCGGATCGTGTATCCGTCGAGCGGCCACGCGCATTGA
- a CDS encoding phasin family protein, translating into MADPKSTTEKVKDTVNEKVIDPMKRAGEAMKASGEKVAEGSSQVGLKVIDQAEQNAREAFAAMRAAAGAKDLSEVMKIQSDYLREQGSRSMAQAREIGELIMQFGRESAAPFRGDKG; encoded by the coding sequence ATGGCTGACCCGAAATCGACGACCGAGAAGGTCAAGGATACCGTGAACGAGAAGGTGATCGACCCGATGAAGCGCGCCGGCGAGGCGATGAAGGCGTCGGGCGAAAAGGTCGCCGAAGGCAGCTCGCAGGTCGGGCTGAAGGTGATCGACCAGGCCGAGCAGAACGCCCGCGAAGCCTTTGCCGCGATGCGGGCCGCGGCGGGCGCCAAGGATCTGTCTGAAGTGATGAAGATCCAGAGCGATTACCTGCGCGAACAGGGCAGCCGCAGCATGGCGCAGGCGCGCGAGATCGGCGAGCTCATCATGCAGTTCGGTCGGGAAAGCGCCGCTCCGTTCCGCGGGGACAAGGGCTAG
- a CDS encoding WS/DGAT/MGAT family O-acyltransferase produces the protein MHQLSGQDASFVYLETPHTPMHIGSVGIYDPSTAPGGRVRFKDILAFVASRLGGARSFRQRLVRVPLDLDHPYWIEDPDFDIEFHIRHIALPAPGDWRQLCIQVARLHARPLDLNKPLWEFTIVEGLDNIAGLPKGCFALVAKVHHAAIDGMSGVELSAAVHDLSPDKPNRIPDDDWSPDSLPGIGDMLIRTYFNNLRAPFKHAEVLANTIPGLARLTKGVGKGDVSLAGVKPAPKTRFNGKVGAHRVFDAVPMKLADIAEIRKAVPGATVNDVILAVVGGGLRGYLEARGELPDASLTAMAPISVRGEGEKAALGNLVSAMVVALGTHIADPLERLRYVHGEASNSKAMTNAVGAKTLSDYSQLIPSGLAGLSARLYTRAGAANAHAPVFNCVVTNVPGSRVPLYFAGAQMVAMYGTGPIFDSMGLINTVYSYVDTIAISFTSDRDMMPDPQDYADALKSAFEALKAAAAPKPAPAKPSKKAGGKNG, from the coding sequence ATGCACCAACTATCCGGGCAGGATGCGTCGTTCGTCTATCTGGAAACCCCGCACACGCCGATGCACATCGGGTCGGTCGGCATCTACGATCCCTCGACCGCGCCGGGGGGCAGGGTGCGTTTCAAGGATATCCTCGCCTTCGTCGCGTCGCGGCTGGGCGGGGCGCGCAGCTTCCGCCAGCGGCTGGTGCGGGTGCCGCTCGACCTCGACCATCCGTACTGGATCGAGGATCCCGATTTCGACATCGAGTTCCACATCCGCCACATCGCGCTGCCCGCGCCGGGCGACTGGCGGCAATTGTGCATCCAGGTCGCGCGGCTCCACGCCCGTCCGCTCGACCTGAACAAGCCCTTGTGGGAATTCACCATCGTCGAGGGGCTCGACAATATCGCGGGGCTGCCAAAGGGCTGCTTCGCGCTGGTCGCCAAGGTTCATCACGCCGCCATCGACGGCATGTCGGGGGTCGAACTCTCCGCCGCGGTCCACGACCTGTCGCCCGACAAGCCCAACCGCATCCCCGACGACGACTGGTCGCCCGACAGCCTGCCCGGCATCGGCGACATGCTGATCCGCACCTATTTCAACAATCTGCGCGCCCCCTTCAAACATGCCGAGGTGCTGGCCAACACCATCCCCGGCCTCGCGCGGCTGACGAAGGGCGTCGGCAAGGGTGACGTGAGCCTCGCCGGCGTGAAGCCCGCGCCGAAGACCCGTTTCAACGGCAAGGTCGGTGCCCACCGCGTGTTCGATGCCGTGCCCATGAAGCTCGCCGACATCGCCGAGATCAGGAAGGCAGTGCCCGGCGCGACCGTGAACGACGTGATCCTCGCGGTCGTGGGCGGCGGCCTGCGCGGCTATCTGGAGGCGAGGGGCGAGCTGCCCGACGCCAGCCTGACCGCGATGGCGCCGATCAGCGTGCGCGGGGAGGGGGAGAAGGCGGCGCTCGGCAACCTCGTCTCCGCGATGGTCGTGGCGCTCGGCACGCATATCGCCGATCCGCTCGAACGGCTGCGCTATGTTCACGGCGAGGCGAGCAATTCGAAGGCGATGACGAATGCGGTCGGCGCCAAGACCTTGAGCGACTACAGCCAACTGATCCCTTCGGGCCTCGCCGGCCTGTCGGCGCGGCTCTACACGCGTGCCGGCGCGGCCAACGCCCACGCGCCGGTGTTCAACTGCGTCGTCACCAACGTGCCCGGCAGCCGCGTGCCGTTGTACTTCGCGGGCGCGCAGATGGTGGCGATGTACGGGACGGGGCCGATCTTCGATTCGATGGGCCTTATCAACACGGTGTACAGCTACGTCGACACGATCGCGATCAGCTTCACCAGCGACCGCGACATGATGCCGGACCCTCAAGACTATGCCGATGCGCTGAAATCGGCGTTCGAGGCGTTGAAGGCAGCAGCGGCGCCGAAACCCGCGCCGGCAAAACCCAGCAAGAAGGCAGGAGGCAAGAATGGCTGA
- a CDS encoding bifunctional cytochrome P450/NADPH--P450 reductase: MPEIATIPAPPGLPVVGHLHQIARAGLIGHLLNVSRDFPDGIFKLKFGSRVGIFVTSADLVAELSDETRFRKVPGPGLRIVRRFAGDGLFTAFTEEPNWGRAHRILLPAFSQRSMRGYYDVILQVCDQLIAKWDRLAGTDVEVADDMTRLTLDSIALAGFGHAFNSFEKDQLDSFLEALGRALGESLNMITRLPIQQRFAKKAQAAFDADIAEMNTLVDGIIADRRQNPTDGNDLLNLMLTARDPESGEGLDDLNIRYQVLTFLIAGHETTSGLLTFAFHLLLRHPHVLAQAYAEVDRVLPGDTRPEYAHVAQFHVIERIIKEAQRLWPTAPAFSLGAYEDEVIGGKYLIRKDRPINVFAPGLHRDPKVWERPDEFDIDRWLPEVEAARHPHAYKPFGNGARACIGRQFAIVEAKLAMAMILQKFAISDPVGYRLTIKETLSIKPDAFTIRIAKRQPHERIAVSAPVAIADTAPVASVAGEGQRLAVLYGTSLGTARDIAEEIADRARLDGFDTVVRALDESFALGLEAEDRVLVVVTATYNGRAPDSAVQVEKAIELGHFDAARWPEARFAVLGIGNSQWPNYQNFPKTIDAALEKSGATRLIARAEADGRGDFDGAVAAFVRDLWAALGGTVPSTVAAPALSLTMVDSGDARVAVLPDHAQVLTVIENRELVHPADGLWDFAKEPPRPSTRFIRLRLPEGVTYRTGDHIAVYAHNRPELVARVLRRLDVPADAKVSIDGTSGRFRHLPLGRTVSVRALLTDFVELQDPLPKRALDVIAAHTRCPDTKAKLAALDWDEVTAKRLTLIDLLETLPAAELPLDAFVELSSAIAPRFYSIASSPLVSPNEPALIVGTMAAPAWSGLGEHQGFASTYMRDLAPGDTLFGYVRSPNPPFAPPADTSVPMILIGPGTGFAPLRGFIEERSVAGGATSLLFFGCRHPDHDWFCRDEVKAWAAAGVVEPFVAFSAVESSPWTFVQDALWAEQERVWAAIRAGAQIYLCGDGRYMAPAVRDTLIRIHMQQVGTEHAVSSAWLEEMIETGRFHQDVFGFGK; the protein is encoded by the coding sequence TTGCCCGAGATCGCGACGATTCCAGCACCGCCGGGGTTGCCGGTCGTCGGGCACCTCCACCAGATCGCGCGGGCCGGGCTGATCGGACATCTGCTCAACGTCAGCCGCGATTTTCCGGACGGCATCTTCAAGCTGAAATTCGGGAGCCGCGTCGGCATCTTCGTGACCAGCGCCGATCTGGTCGCGGAGCTGTCCGACGAAACCCGCTTCCGCAAGGTGCCGGGGCCGGGCCTGCGCATCGTCCGGCGGTTTGCCGGCGACGGGCTGTTCACCGCCTTCACTGAGGAGCCGAACTGGGGTCGCGCGCATCGCATCCTGCTACCCGCCTTCAGCCAGCGGTCGATGCGCGGCTATTACGACGTCATCCTTCAAGTGTGCGACCAGCTGATCGCGAAGTGGGATCGGCTGGCGGGCACTGATGTCGAGGTCGCCGACGACATGACGCGGCTCACGCTGGACAGCATCGCGCTCGCCGGGTTCGGCCACGCCTTCAACAGTTTCGAAAAGGACCAGCTCGACAGCTTCCTAGAGGCGCTGGGCCGGGCGCTCGGCGAATCGCTCAACATGATTACGCGCCTGCCGATCCAGCAGCGCTTCGCGAAGAAGGCGCAGGCCGCGTTCGACGCCGACATCGCCGAGATGAACACGCTGGTCGACGGCATCATCGCCGACCGGCGGCAGAACCCCACCGACGGCAACGACCTGCTCAACCTGATGCTCACCGCGCGCGATCCGGAGAGTGGGGAGGGGCTCGACGACCTGAACATCCGCTACCAAGTGCTGACCTTCCTGATCGCGGGGCACGAGACGACCAGCGGGCTGCTGACGTTCGCTTTCCATCTGTTGCTGCGCCACCCGCATGTGCTGGCGCAGGCCTATGCCGAGGTCGACCGCGTGCTGCCCGGCGACACCCGGCCCGAATATGCACACGTCGCGCAGTTCCACGTGATCGAGCGCATCATCAAGGAAGCGCAGCGGCTGTGGCCGACCGCGCCGGCGTTCTCGCTCGGCGCGTATGAGGACGAGGTGATCGGCGGCAAGTATCTGATCCGCAAGGATCGCCCGATCAACGTCTTCGCCCCCGGCCTCCACCGCGATCCCAAGGTCTGGGAGCGCCCGGACGAATTCGACATCGACCGCTGGCTGCCCGAGGTCGAGGCGGCGCGCCACCCCCACGCCTACAAGCCGTTCGGCAACGGCGCCCGCGCCTGCATCGGCCGCCAGTTCGCGATCGTCGAGGCGAAGCTGGCGATGGCGATGATTCTCCAGAAGTTCGCGATCAGCGATCCCGTCGGCTACCGCCTGACGATCAAGGAAACGCTGTCGATCAAGCCCGACGCCTTCACGATACGGATCGCGAAGCGCCAGCCGCACGAGCGGATCGCCGTCTCTGCACCGGTCGCAATCGCGGATACCGCGCCGGTCGCGTCGGTAGCGGGGGAGGGGCAGCGCCTCGCTGTCCTGTATGGCACCTCGCTCGGCACCGCCCGCGACATCGCCGAAGAGATCGCCGATCGTGCCCGGCTGGATGGTTTCGATACCGTCGTGCGGGCGCTGGACGAAAGTTTCGCGCTGGGGCTGGAGGCGGAGGACCGGGTGCTCGTGGTCGTGACCGCGACCTACAACGGTCGCGCGCCCGACAGCGCGGTGCAGGTCGAAAAGGCGATCGAGCTCGGCCATTTCGACGCCGCGCGCTGGCCCGAGGCACGCTTCGCCGTGCTCGGCATCGGCAACAGCCAGTGGCCGAATTACCAGAATTTCCCGAAGACGATCGACGCCGCGCTGGAGAAGTCGGGCGCGACCCGGCTGATTGCGCGGGCGGAAGCCGACGGGCGCGGCGACTTCGACGGCGCGGTCGCGGCGTTCGTGCGCGACCTGTGGGCGGCGCTCGGCGGCACCGTGCCCTCGACCGTCGCCGCGCCCGCGCTCAGCCTGACGATGGTCGACAGCGGCGATGCGCGCGTCGCGGTGCTGCCCGACCACGCGCAGGTGCTGACGGTGATTGAAAACCGCGAACTCGTGCACCCCGCCGACGGCCTGTGGGATTTCGCGAAGGAACCGCCGCGCCCCTCGACCCGGTTCATCCGGCTGCGCCTGCCGGAGGGCGTGACATACCGCACCGGCGACCATATCGCGGTCTATGCCCACAACCGCCCCGAACTGGTCGCGCGCGTGCTGCGGCGATTGGACGTGCCCGCCGATGCGAAGGTGTCGATCGACGGCACCAGCGGACGTTTTCGTCATCTGCCGCTGGGGCGCACGGTCAGCGTGCGCGCGCTGCTCACCGATTTCGTCGAGTTGCAGGATCCGCTGCCCAAGCGCGCGCTCGACGTGATCGCGGCGCACACACGATGCCCGGATACGAAGGCGAAGCTGGCCGCACTCGACTGGGACGAGGTGACGGCGAAGCGGCTGACACTGATCGACCTGCTCGAAACACTGCCCGCCGCCGAGCTGCCGCTCGACGCCTTCGTCGAGCTGTCATCGGCGATCGCCCCGCGCTTCTATTCGATCGCCTCGAGCCCGCTGGTGTCGCCGAACGAGCCTGCGCTGATCGTCGGCACGATGGCGGCGCCGGCATGGTCGGGCCTCGGCGAGCACCAGGGGTTTGCCAGCACCTACATGCGCGATCTTGCGCCCGGCGACACGCTGTTCGGCTACGTCCGCAGCCCCAACCCTCCGTTCGCGCCGCCCGCCGATACTAGCGTGCCGATGATCCTGATCGGCCCCGGCACCGGCTTCGCGCCCCTGCGCGGGTTCATCGAGGAGCGCAGCGTCGCCGGCGGCGCGACGTCGCTGTTGTTCTTCGGATGCCGCCACCCCGACCACGACTGGTTCTGCCGCGACGAGGTGAAGGCGTGGGCGGCGGCGGGCGTGGTCGAACCGTTCGTCGCCTTCTCCGCGGTCGAATCGAGCCCGTGGACCTTCGTGCAGGACGCGCTCTGGGCCGAGCAGGAGCGCGTGTGGGCGGCGATCCGCGCCGGAGCGCAAATCTACCTCTGCGGCGACGGGCGCTACATGGCGCCCGCGGTCCGCGACACGCTGATCCGCATCCATATGCAGCAGGTTGGCACCGAACACGCGGTGTCGTCGGCGTGGCTGGAGGAGATGATCGAAACCGGGCGCTTCCACCAGGACGTGTTCGGGTTCGGGAAATAG
- a CDS encoding L-serine ammonia-lyase — MTEASLSVRANIGRPISVVELFTIGIGPSSSHTVGPMRAARAFAGSVADRDVARVTATLHGSLALTGRGHATDTAVLVGLSGWEPEKVDPDAVPDIVAGIAGTHRLMLDGERAIDFDPERDLVFDYGFLPGHPNGMTFVATLANGGDVTARYYSIGGGAIAEEGAVASRANVSLPFPFSSGEDMLALAAAQECSIADLERANEAAWRSPEDTDAFLDEVRQAMFDSIARGVRCDGILPGGLQVKRRAKALHTCLMERGPRSDPSAVFDWVSLWALAVNEENAAGGRVVTAPTNGAAGVIPAVLKYYEAFVHGATRAGARDLLLTASAIGSLYKKRASISAAEMGCQGEVGVACSMAAAGLAAALGGTPPQVENAAEIGMEHNLGLTCDPIGGLVQIPCIERNTMGAIKAINAAYLALHGDGSHVVSLDAVIETMRQTGEDMRSKYKETSQGGLAVNVVEC, encoded by the coding sequence ATGACCGAAGCCAGCCTGTCCGTCCGCGCCAACATCGGTCGCCCGATCAGCGTCGTCGAGCTGTTCACGATCGGCATCGGCCCGTCGAGCTCCCACACCGTCGGCCCGATGCGCGCCGCCCGCGCCTTCGCCGGATCGGTCGCCGACCGCGACGTCGCGCGGGTGACGGCGACGCTGCACGGCAGCCTGGCGCTGACCGGGCGCGGCCACGCCACCGACACCGCGGTGCTGGTCGGCCTGTCGGGCTGGGAGCCGGAGAAGGTCGATCCGGATGCCGTACCCGACATCGTCGCCGGCATCGCGGGCACTCACCGGCTGATGCTCGACGGCGAACGCGCGATCGATTTCGATCCCGAGCGCGATCTGGTGTTCGACTACGGCTTCCTTCCCGGCCACCCCAACGGCATGACCTTCGTTGCGACGCTGGCCAACGGCGGCGACGTGACCGCACGCTATTATTCGATCGGCGGCGGCGCGATCGCGGAGGAAGGGGCGGTCGCCTCCCGCGCCAACGTCTCGCTGCCGTTCCCGTTTTCGTCGGGGGAGGACATGCTGGCGCTCGCCGCGGCGCAAGAGTGCTCGATCGCCGACCTGGAGCGTGCCAACGAAGCGGCTTGGCGCTCGCCGGAGGATACCGACGCCTTCCTCGACGAAGTGCGCCAGGCGATGTTCGACAGCATCGCCCGCGGCGTGCGCTGCGACGGCATCCTGCCCGGCGGATTGCAGGTGAAGCGCCGCGCGAAGGCGCTCCACACCTGCCTGATGGAACGCGGCCCCCGCAGCGATCCCAGCGCCGTGTTCGACTGGGTCAGCCTGTGGGCGCTGGCGGTGAACGAGGAGAATGCAGCGGGCGGGCGCGTCGTCACCGCGCCGACCAACGGCGCCGCGGGGGTGATCCCGGCAGTGCTCAAATATTACGAGGCATTCGTCCACGGCGCGACCCGCGCCGGCGCGCGCGACCTGCTGCTGACCGCCTCCGCGATCGGCAGCCTGTACAAGAAGCGCGCGTCGATCTCCGCGGCGGAAATGGGGTGCCAGGGCGAAGTCGGCGTCGCCTGTTCGATGGCCGCCGCTGGCCTCGCCGCGGCGCTCGGCGGCACGCCCCCGCAGGTCGAGAACGCTGCCGAGATCGGCATGGAGCACAACCTCGGCCTCACCTGCGATCCGATCGGCGGCCTCGTCCAGATCCCGTGCATCGAACGCAACACGATGGGCGCGATCAAGGCGATCAACGCCGCGTATCTGGCGCTCCACGGTGACGGCAGCCACGTCGTCAGCCTGGACGCGGTGATCGAGACGATGCGCCAGACGGGCGAGGACATGCGATCGAAGTACAAAGAGACCAGCCAGGGCGGGCTGGCGGTGAACGTGGTGGAGTGTTGA
- a CDS encoding general secretion pathway protein GspK, with protein MKPARNDEAGMILVNVLMFVAIAAGLVLLMIEREEMALDRSLRVREAAVAAAAVRGGEVSAIVALRRDQLVAPDTDSPSEPWGALAENKAPIAGGTFDLAISDAEGKFNVNSLRSGAAMASIMFDRLAEVAGIDHDTALKAVELVRAHGPFTDLRPLRFAGFDPATVARLEQLVTALPGETAINLNTASPEVLAVLFRDPVIADRLVQVRARQGFLTTKDLDDQNVTQPPGTSFRSNTFWVRTRATVGDTVQQGATLIQRSLDEQGVRRTVPVERWLGAAVPPDAPAFGQGDGAVAARAG; from the coding sequence GTGAAGCCCGCGCGAAACGACGAGGCCGGCATGATCCTGGTCAATGTGCTGATGTTCGTCGCGATCGCCGCCGGCCTCGTCCTGTTGATGATCGAGCGGGAGGAAATGGCGCTCGACCGGTCGCTGCGCGTGCGCGAAGCGGCGGTGGCGGCGGCGGCGGTGCGCGGGGGCGAGGTGTCGGCGATCGTGGCACTGCGCCGCGACCAGCTGGTCGCCCCGGACACCGACAGCCCCAGCGAACCGTGGGGGGCACTTGCCGAAAACAAGGCGCCGATCGCGGGCGGCACGTTCGATCTCGCGATTTCGGATGCCGAGGGGAAGTTCAACGTCAACAGCCTGCGCTCGGGCGCGGCGATGGCGTCGATCATGTTCGATCGTCTGGCCGAGGTTGCGGGGATCGATCACGATACGGCGCTGAAGGCGGTCGAACTGGTGCGCGCCCACGGTCCCTTCACCGACTTGCGGCCCCTGCGCTTCGCCGGGTTCGACCCCGCGACGGTCGCGCGGCTGGAGCAGCTGGTGACGGCACTGCCGGGCGAAACTGCGATCAACCTGAATACGGCGAGCCCGGAGGTTCTGGCCGTGTTGTTCCGCGATCCCGTCATCGCCGATCGTCTGGTGCAGGTCCGCGCGCGCCAGGGGTTTCTGACGACCAAGGACCTGGACGACCAGAACGTCACCCAGCCGCCCGGCACGTCGTTTCGGTCCAATACCTTCTGGGTGCGCACCCGCGCGACCGTCGGCGATACGGTGCAACAGGGCGCGACGCTGATTCAGCGGTCGCTCGACGAGCAGGGGGTGCGCCGGACGGTGCCCGTCGAACGCTGGCTCGGCGCCGCGGTGCCGCCCGATGCGCCGGCATTCGGGCAGGGCGATGGCGCGGTCGCCGCGCGCGCGGGATAG
- a CDS encoding type II secretion system protein GspJ: MTRRAEAPDAGFTLIELLISLLLFALIAVAGIALVDSVLGVEGRTGARLDRLTDLQRAMLVVSGDVEQVSAGDITGGGASLTFRRSAPGVGGPPVTVRYGLDRGVLVRDAGSGTQAVLRDVAGVRWRFYEGGWSDRWPLGEAKAWPRAVEVEVTLTGTPSGAVRRVMLLPVRARDVS; encoded by the coding sequence GTGACCCGGCGGGCCGAGGCGCCCGATGCCGGCTTCACGCTGATCGAGCTTCTCATCTCCCTGCTGCTGTTCGCGCTGATCGCGGTGGCGGGGATCGCGCTGGTCGACAGCGTGCTGGGGGTTGAGGGGCGGACGGGCGCTCGGCTCGATCGCCTCACCGATCTGCAACGCGCGATGCTGGTGGTGTCGGGCGACGTCGAGCAGGTGTCGGCAGGCGATATCACAGGCGGGGGCGCCAGCCTGACCTTCCGCCGCTCGGCACCCGGCGTCGGCGGCCCGCCGGTCACTGTCCGCTACGGCCTCGACCGCGGCGTGCTGGTCCGCGATGCGGGCAGCGGCACGCAGGCGGTGCTGCGTGACGTGGCGGGTGTGCGCTGGCGCTTCTACGAAGGCGGCTGGTCCGATCGCTGGCCGCTCGGCGAGGCGAAGGCGTGGCCGCGCGCGGTGGAGGTCGAGGTGACGCTGACCGGAACCCCGTCCGGCGCGGTGCGGCGGGTGATGCTGCTGCCGGTGCGGGCGAGGGACGTGTCGTGA